The Ovis aries strain OAR_USU_Benz2616 breed Rambouillet chromosome 6, ARS-UI_Ramb_v3.0, whole genome shotgun sequence DNA segment GGCCGCGGCTCTGTGCCCTGGGAGGTGTGCAGAGGGCAGGCGGGCATGCGGCCGCCAGATTGTGCAGGCAGGGTGTCGTCTGAGTTGCAGTGCCAGGCCAGGGCTGGGTGGCGCTGTCCCAGGCTCCAGGCCCGCTCGTGACTTGGTTTGGTCAAGCTGGCTGGTGGCTGTGGGCCTTCTAGAGGTGGTCAGCAGACGCAGAGcaaagggctggggctgggggctgggggtggggggcggtgaggAGGCGTGCATCAGGCCTTTGGGTCTGCCCAGGCTGGCTGCCCTGGggcacaccccccacccccaggctcatAGCTCGGCCCCGCCCCCCCCAGAAACTGGAGGAGCAGGACCGGCGGGCGCTGAGCATCAAGGAGCAGCTGCAGCGGGAGCACCGCTTCCTGAAGCGGCGCTTGGAGCAGTTGTCGGCGCAGAGCCTGGAGCGCGTGCGCACCGACAGCACGGGCTCCGCCGTCTCCACTGACGACTCGGAGCAAGGtgggcctgggctggggggcTGGCCGGCTGGCAGCCGCAGGGTGGGGGTGGCGCTTACTCGAGGTGTGGCCCCCCGGGATGGGATGAGGAAGCTAGGCCGGGTGCCCCGAGGGTCAGGGACAGTGGAGGGCCCTTCGGGGGCCCGGCGGTGACCCGCCCCGTCCGTTCTCCGCAGAAGTGGACGTCGAGGGCATGGAGTTTGGCCCCGGCGAGCTGGACAGTGTGGGCAGCAGCAGTGATGTGGACGACCACTACAGCCTGCGGGGCGGCGGCTGCAGCCACGGCAGCTTTGGGCCCCCCTGCAGGCGGCCCGGCCGCCCTGGCCTCTCGTAGGCGCTGCCCTCCCCGCTCCtcggcccgcccgcccgcccggccgAGCGCATCGACCCTCTGGTCCTTGAAGCCTCTCCACGGGCCCACTGCTGTGCCATTCTGGAAGCTCCGCCGCCGCCCGGGCTGCCCGCCTGCCGGTCAGGGCCCGCCGTGCCGCCCGCTCCTCCCACCCGGGCAGGGACCCCTTCGGGAGGCCGGGCCCAGCTCCCACATCCGGGAGTCCAGTATAGCCGCCCACCGCGTGTTCTCAGATACCCAATCATTCCAGAAGTATTAAATGTCATTGCTGCAAACCTCGGCGGGCGCCGTGTGAGGGGCTTAATGACCACCACGGGGAGCTCAGACCCCAACCCCGGATCCCAGCAGAAAGGAGTGGACCGAGGAAGGAAGCGTGGCTCTTCGTCCATCCGTCCATCTGTCTGTTGGTCCACGTAGGCTCCTGAGGCGTGGACGGAGGGATCCGTGAAGGGCGGGACTCGGGTGAGCACCCTGGGACCGTGGGTGGGCGGCAGCCTTTGCACCTGCAGGCGTCAGGAGCCAGGGCTGGGCTTCCGGGGGGGCTGCCAGGCTACCCCACCCCGATTTGGGCGGCTTCTGCTCTGTTCTTAGGACCCTCAGATGTGCACACGCACGCACCTAGGCACACACGCCTGCtcgcacacacatgcagacacaggTGGTCACGACCCCGAGGGCGCACGTCCCGGGGCCTTCAGGGGTCAGTTGGGCAAATGCCAGCCCCTGGCCTGTGCCTggtcccccctcccacccccagcccacctgCCCAGACTGCACAGGGCAGGCACTCCTCCCATCGGGGGCTGGGAGTCGAAACCACTGGGTCCTCAGAGGCTCTCTCACCTCACTTTAAAACACCACCAAGCAAAATGTTGCTGCATTTCCCAGGGGCCCAGAACAGGGCTCCTGGGAGAGAAGCTTTTCCCCCAAAACGAAGGAGAAACACTTTTAAAGAGAAAGCGCTCTGCTGACTCGGCCGCTGTCGCTGTGTGCCGCCTATTTCCTGTACGAGATTTTTTCTACTCTATTTTCCTAGCCGTTATCGCGTCCTTGTTTGCTGAGGGGTGGGAGCGACCCAGCGTCTCAGGGACTCGTCCGTCACCGTCGTCCAAGTGTGCCTTGTGCCCCGTGTCTGGCCCCACCCCGACCGCCACCACCAGCATCTCCCGCGTGGCTCACGGGACGCCCCCAGGTGCCCTCCTGGCCCTCTCCCCGCAGCCAAGCCCCCTAGGAGCGAGACTGCCTGGCCAGGTTGGCCTGGGGGCTGTGCGGCAGCAGGGTTCTGTTCTGTCTCCCAGCGGGAGGGGCTGTGACCTGTGGTCctcctgacccccctcccccgCTGCGCAGTCTGACCTCCtagggtctggggtgggggggcgctGCTAACCCGAAAAGTAGGTTCCTTCCTGTACCCAGCTTGaagcctcccttctccccaccctgaGCAAGGACTCCGGACGTCAGACACTGGCAGCTTCTGAAGACAAGCGTTCACCCTGCGTGGACAGGCCTGGGCATTAGGAGGCTTCTCCTGGCCTTTTGTCCCCAAGGCGTCGTCCCCGGGGACCACACAGCAATATTTGGGTGGGGGGCTGTGGGCCGACTCACAGTAGTGTCTGCCCCTCTGTCTTGTGCGTTGTAGCCAATTTCCAGATtgcggtggggagggggtggggaactGGGTCTACCCCAGGAGGGTGGCCTGCTGAGGCACAAAGGGGTCCTAGGAGACAACTCTGGCGCAGAACCTGCCCCCCAGGGGCctgggagggtggtggggagcAGGCTCGAGGTGGGGCCGTGCAGGCGGCTGGGGCACTGCTCCATGTCATGGCAGTTGCAAGGCAAGCTGTGCTGTTGGCGCCTCCTACCAGCTCCTCTCGGGCCCAGCGTGGCCAGAGGGGCTTCCCGTCTGCCTGAGCTCATCCACTGAGCGTTCCTTGCAAGGACCCCACACCCTCGGAGCAGGGCAGGATCACCCACAGTTACGAGCCTTCCCTAGGACATGCACCTGCAGGCCCCTGGGGAGCTCTGTGTTCTGAATTCTAGAGCATCAGTTCTCCAGCCACCCCCATCTTCACCCGCTACCCCCAGGAAATGTTCTGCTCTGGCCGGCAGAGTTCTCCCCAGGTGACCATGGCGGCCTCAGCTGACCTTCCTGGCCGGGAGACGCTCAGCCTGTGACTTTGCAGGCCGTGGTTCCCCCGAGGACGAGGGGGTGGGCGGGTTGGCCTCACTGGCCACCCAGGTGTGCTGGGGCCCCAGATGTCACTCCTCGCCACTGGCACATGCCAGTGAGGGTCTGTGCTGGAGCTGCTCACgtgccctcccctccccggccTCCTGTGCTGGTGGCCGGGGGggccacagggtcgctaagagcaAGCCTGAGTGTCTTGGGGTCTGCAGAAAGCAACTGGGACCAGAACAGGGCCCGCGGCGGGGCTTGCCTGCACCCTTCCTCCGTTTGCCCTCATGCCCACGTGGCTCTTGGTGTCTGAGATCCTGGAAGCCTGGGCTCGGGTTTGGGTGCACCCCCTCACGGCGTGAGGCAGCCCCCCGCGCCTCGACCCAGGCTCCACTGGCTGGGGAGGCCGTAGGAAGGCCCTCCCCCCCCACTGGTGCGTCCCTGGCCGTCCCCATGCAGGGCGGGTCTTGAAGCGTGGTGCCCAGCTCACTTCCCTGGCGACGGGGCTGTGCGCCTGCCTGGCTTCGGTCTTGAAGGCCCCCGTCTCCTGTGGGGCTCCGGGCAACCCCATGTGCTGGGTGAGGCAGGCTTCCCCCTCTTGCCCACCCCCGTCTCTTGCGGGGCCAGCTCACCCGGGCCCCCCCACTGCATGCATGCAGGACTCTGACCCCACACCTACCCAGCCATGTCTTGAACACAGGGCAGGTTCCGCGCCAGAGTAGGGGATCAGGGGATGCCGCCCGGGGGCCTGGTGCTGGCCGAGTGGGCATGCAACAAGATCCTGGCTGGAAAGAGAGGGCCGCCCCCAGCCTGTTCACCGGGAGGTGTTCACCGGGAGGGACTGTGCTGTGCCGTTCTGTCTCTGTAACATAAATACAGATTTTAAGCCTCGCCTCTGTCTTCCCGTTCTTTCCGTCCCTGTGTTGGGCTTCCCTCCCCAGTGCCCTGGGCGGCCTCGGCGGTCCTCACCACCGTATCGGGAGCCTCGGCTTTCTGGGAGACCCTGCAGACCACGGGCCTCCCCTTCCTAGGAGCCGGCCTCTGGGACCAGCGTCAGAGCTGCCTCCCTGGATGTCCCCTGGAGGTGAAGGTGGGGCTGAGGTGGAAGCCATCCCCCTGCCATCCTGGGTCTGTTTGCCAGGCGGGAGGTCTTGCTGCCAGCCTCAGACTCAGCCCCTGGGGCTGGGGCACtgcccagggacaggggggcccTCAGGGCGTCCCGGGCCGGCCAGCTGAGCGTTGCCGGCGCCTCAGCCACCGCCGTGTCATGTGCCCTTCGCGCATGGCGGCCACTGGCTCAGGGCAGCTCTGGGAGAAGCCCCGGGACCTGGCCTTGGTGTCTCCAGAACGCCCTGTTGTGCAGGTGGGGGTGTGAGGCCCCAGGGGTGGAGAGCTGGGGTGGGGCTTTCCTGGGAACCAGCCTGCGATCCCGGCTGGCCGCAGCCCAGTGAGGTGGCTCCCTGAGGTCTGCGGGCAGGTGAGGGGCGCCTGCGGGAGGGGATTTGGAGGGACCCCTGGGTACTCTGAGTTCCTCCTCCGTCCCCCAGCAGAAAGCAGTACTCCAGCCTCTTGTACTGGGCAAGTCCCTGGGGGCACCTCTAGGAGAGAAGAGAACCCTGCCAGGAACACAGCTGGGGCCTTGAGCCACCAGCACTTGGGCCTGAATGAGAATGCGGATATCTGAATTCCAACTGTTACTATGAGTTTAAATCActaccactttaaaaaaaaaattcttaatttttttggctgagccacacagcatgtgggatcttagttccccaactagagaCTGAACCCGTTCCCCCAGAGTGGGAAGTGTGGTCCTAACCACAGGGCCACCGGGAAGGCCTTCCACCTCTTACTGAGGGCATGAGCGCTTCAGCTGATGGGTGCTGAGGCCCTCCCCCGGCCCGTGTCACAGGAAGCCGCGTCTCAGGCAGGGCACCTGCCTTCCTCGGGTCACCTGCCGGAAGGTGGTGCCCTGTGACCTGACCCTAGCCCTCTGGGAAGCCTCCACCACCGGATGCCTTGAGTTTATAGCCAGGCCCCCTCACCCCACACCCAGGCGGGCCACCTGCCCATGCTCTCCTTGGTGGCCAGAACAGCCTCCGGTGGTTTTTCTGCCCGGTCGCCTCCAGGATTAAACCCAGCTGCCTGCCTTCTCCCCATCCATTCCTGTGCCTTCGGCTCAGCCCGAGCCCACCCCGGCCCCGCTCTGTCCCTCCGCACTCCCCTCTGTTCGAAGCTCGATCTTCCTGTCAGTTTTTAAGGCCGCGATTTGGCTGCCCAGCTCGGTGCTCGTCTAAGCTGGTTGCTCAGGCTGGTCACTCCTCTCCTTGCCCAGCGCCTTGCTAGGCCAGGCCTGCAGGGCACTAGCCCTGGCGGGATCTCTTGCCCATTTAGTCCGCAGTGGCTCTCGCCCGCTCCTTCCTCATTGCCTCCTGGCCTGTCCTGATGCTCTTTACTGGACCCCACCCCTCTCCAGGCCCCGGTGCCCCAGCCCCCCCTCCAGCAGCTCCGgtgccccagcccctcctccagcagCTCCGGTGCCCCAGCCCCCCCTCCAGCAGCTccggtgccccccccccccccccggccccggtgcccccccccccccaggcccCGGTGCCCCAGCCCCCGGTGCCCCAGCCCCCCCTCCAGCAGCTCCGGTGCCCCAGCCCACCTCCAGGCCCCGGTGCCCCAGCCCCCCCTCCAGCAGCCCCGGTGCCCCACCCCGCCTCCAGCAGCCCCGGTGCCCCACCCCCCCTCCAGCAGCTCCGGCCGGGGGTCATCTTGGTCAGGGCCTCACCCCCACCCAGTCGGGAGTTTGAGGACTGAGTTTTCCCGGGTCACGTGATTGTCAGTGATGGTAAACAAGCTGGCTCTCCTCCCacccgcccccagccccacagGTAGGGCACGCGGATGGTGTTCTGGCCgggagggagcaggaggagaggaaCGAGAGCCAGCTTTTGTTCGGCTGGATGCGGAAACTCATCCAGACCCGTGTCCTCGGGCCGTCCGGCTCGCTCTCCGCATGGGACACCCCCTGCCTCTGTCTCTTGCCATCTGTCACTTTTGTGACTGCAGGACGGAGCTTCTCACACTGTGTGTCACTTCCCGCTTGGAGGGTGGAGTCCCGCCACCATCGCCGAAAGCTACATCTGAGAAGAGACCACCTTCAACGTCAGAGTGCAGTCTGACGCCTCTGAGAAGTTGTCCGAAACCCCAAACACATTTTAatatcaataggaaaaaaaaataagattctcattggaaggaaagaaacaacAAACACAGCTTCGTTTTGGTCTGTTTAGTCCAGCCGGGTCTCAGACTTTATCAGGAAGAGTCGTTCCCGGTTCCCTTTACCTTTTGCctccctgtgctgtgtgcttaagtcactcagcggtgtctgactctctgccaccccgtggactgtatgtagcccgccaggctctgctgtccacggccattgtccaggcaaggatactggagtgggttgccatgcccttctctttgactccctcagttcagttccctTACAACCCCAGGTGGTTTTGATTGGGAGGAAAGAAAGCTTGTCCTGGAAGTAAGCGTAACACACTTGCTTTCATAAATTCCAGTGCAACCTCAAGTACAGAAATGCCCTAATAAGTTTCCAAGGAAAACTCTTTAGTCTGAATAGTTAAACCTATAGTATTTTCATTTGTACTCAGTGGACTAATACCATtgtgatttttactttatattttaatgtttttttggCGCCAGGAACATCTTTCAAGCAAATGACTAAGGTCAGCAGTTCGAAGTTATGTGGGGGATTTGTGGGCCCAGGGAACGACTCAGGAGTCACTCAGAACAGTGGGGTTCTAGTTCAGATCAGCGTGCTGGGGTCTCACCCTCCAGTTTCCCAGGGATCTTTCTACAGAGCAGcccttttctttctgtgtctttgcTTCAGTCTCTTGAGTTCCTCCTCCCAGTCTATAAATATCCCCAAGTTCCTCCCATCGTAGAACCCAAACCCTCCCCCAGCGTTgcatcccccaccccaaccccctcgTCTCCAGTTCTGCTGCTTTCTCTTGCTCTCCCTCAATCTCTGCCTCTTCAGCAGAATTTCTTGAAGGCACTGCCTCCAAAGCCTCCACTTCCTCCGGGTAAGGCGGCCCAGCGCCTCTCCCCGCCCAGTCCCCACGGCTGGGCGGGGAGTCTTCCAGGTCTCCCCCCGCCgggggcggggtgtgtgtgtgtgtgtctaaccCCGCCTCCCAGTTTGTCAACCGGACCCCTCTCTTCCCGTGTGCACGCCCCTGCGCTCAGGCAGTGCGCCGCTCTGCGAGTTTTCTGCTCCTGTAATGGGTTTCCCAACCATTTTAGGGTTTATTGTCTTTTTAGAAGAGGAGGATCAAAAAGTAGAACAAACTTTTCTACTTAATtcaaaaaagaattaataaataGGTTCAAGTCCAAATTAAAATTCATGGTATCTGCCCTGGAAcattattccttttcttcttaaaaaatattaagaaaagttaTCCGGAGAGACCTCTGCCCTGCCAATGTCACATCAGACTAGGGCGTTATCGAACAAGCCACCTTAGGGCCATTTGATGCTGGCGTAGTGATGACCAGGGCCCCAGCCTTGCTCATTGACGTGTTAATCTGTAGAAGATTGGTAAGTAAAACAAGATTATTTGTGTCTGGTAGAGATGCAAATACGTTCTGCCCGATACAAATGGTAACCTCAGAGTTTTGCTTCCCTGGACTGTGTGCTGCCCACCAGATTTCGTCCAACGTGGAGGTCCCATTTGAGCCCCGCTCCTCGCGCCGACTACACACCCTCCGTTTCTGGCATCCTGCTTTAAAACCCGTGCTCCATCTGTGACACACAGCCACTCGACGAATCAAACAGTTTCGACTTTCTTAAAAGTCCTAAGTTGAAGATGGGATTGTCCGGTGAAGAGAAGGCTTGGGAACGAAGTGCTTCTGGAAAACAGCGTTCGTCACGAGAGACTTCGTCCACGCTCACTCTGGACGGCAGCGCGGCCCCCGGGCCCGCGGAGGACCGGACGCCCCGGCCACCAGTCGGGCGGGCGACAGGGCGGAGCCGGCTCTGCTGCGCGCTCCCGACACAGCGAGGCAGAGACGGAACACCGGCTCCCCAGAGGAGGCGGGCGGAGGCCTGCGAGCGCGGGATAACGGTCCCCTAGGAGACCGCCGCTGCGGCAGGGAGCCAATCAGCTCTCTCCCTGCTGGTAGACGTCAGGCCGGGCCCCGCCTCTTCCGATATTGCGCCTGCGCAGGCCGTCGCCTAGCGGCCGGGTCTTGGTCCTTTGCGCGCGCGCGCGAGCGGTCCTCCCATGAGGCCTTGCGAGGTTGGGCGGCGGCAGCGGGCTTCTGAGGGGCGCGAGCCGAGCTTCCTGAGGTGAGCGGCGCCGGGCTCGCAGTTCTCTCAGGCGGGCGGTGGGACGGTGGGAGCGGCGCAGGTCAGCGGCTGCGTCTTCTTGCCGGGCGCCCTTGGGGACGTCTTTCGGGCGCGCGAGTAGTTTCCCGCGCGGCGCAGTCGCGGTCCTCAGGGGGAGGCGGCGGGGGGCAGCGACCCGAGAGGCTGGGGACTCCAGTGCGGTCGGCGGGCGGCCGGAGGGACGAGGGGCGCAGCGGCCGGAAACTGAGGGCTCCAGTGCGGTGAGGGGGCGGCGGGAGGGCCCGGGGCGCAGTGCCCGGAGAGGCGAGGGGCGCGGCGGAAGACCGGGGACTCTAGTGCCGGCGGGGAGCCGGGCTCTCGTGGGGTTAGCGAGGCGAGGGCGCGGCCGGAAACGGGGTCTCCCGCGAGGGTGGGCTGCGGCGGGGGGCGCGGCCCTGGAGGCTCCGCTGGGGCGCGGCGGGGCGCACTCCCAGCCCCGCCGGCCGCCCGGCACCCGCGTAGTcggttcagttcggtcgctcagtcgtgtccgacgctttgcgaccccgtgggctgcagcacgccaggatcccctgtccagcaccagctcccggagtttactcagactcgtgtctgtcgagtcggtgacgccatccaaccgtctcatcctctgtctccccttctcctcctgccttccacttatgccagcgtcagggtcttttcagatgactcagttcttcgcatcagacggccaaagtattggagtttcagcttcaacatcagtccttccagtgactgttcagcactgatttcctttaggacttgaCCCGCTTAAGGTTTGTGCAGTTTGTCGTCGGGCCGACTGGACCGCCTCTGTGGACGGATATTTTATCGACGCGCACACCGATCGTTCATCGCTGAATGACACAGAATCAGAGTGCCGCAGATGACTGGGTCCCTCCTCTGAACCTCTCGTTCCCGTCGCTGGCGTTCGCAGCGTGGATTATTCAGTGGTCCCTTTGCTGAAAATAACAAACGCCTGAAATACCTTTAAGGACTGCTCAGTCCTTTGGTTCTTTTCAAGTCGGCGGTGGTTCTTAAGCCTGGTTTTCTCTGCACTAGgttggtcgtgtctgactgcttTTTGCGTGAATGCGGCTGCTGATTGAGTCATTCAGGTAAATATTCAGTTGACTCTTCCTCAATATCTGACcatatttatttctgtcttgGAAAGGACAGGGAAAAGAGGCTGTTTAGTCACCTGACGGCGTGGATATATTTAGATCCATCTGTTTTGAATTAAAAACTGAATTGCTGATCTATAAAATGTATCTTAAACCATGTTacctttggaaaaaataagattttcttgTTAATTAGTCTTTCATTACTGTTTCAGTGTTCTGAGTAATACTCTAATTATTTCTGTCAGATTTGTCAGCTACAACTATCTCTGGGTTAGATAGTTCCCAAATATCTTGTGATATTTATCTGTATAATACTTTAAAAGATAGAGTCGCCTTATTTGTGGTCTAatacttggtttttttttcccctctaggaTAAATTATTAtagattctaaaaatatttttcccccttctctatgGACTTAACATAAAATTAGTTTTGTATGTAGTTGGACTTATTTTCTAAATAGCAACACCATTAAAGCCTTACCAGTTACAAAATTTTGGGTAGTTAAGCCATGAGCTGTGGAAAAGAATTtgtggaaacattaaaaaaaattgattatcCCAAAGCTGATATTCTTAATGGGGAAGATTTTGACTGGTTGTTTGTTGAAAATGAACCGTTTTTGAAGTGGTTTTGTGGGAATGTG contains these protein-coding regions:
- the MXD4 gene encoding max dimerization protein 4 (The RefSeq protein has 1 substitution compared to this genomic sequence), with the translated sequence MELNSLLILLEAAEYLERRDREAEHGYASVLPFDGDFARKKTKAAGLVRKAPNNRSSHNELEKHRRAKLRLYLEQLKQLVPLGPDSTRHTTLSLLKRAKMHIKKLEEQDRRALSIKEQLQREHRFLKRRLEQLSAQSLERVRTDSTGSAVSTDDSEQEVDVEGMEFGPGELDSVGSSSDVDDHYSLRGGGCSHGSFGPPCKRPGRPGLS